In Uranotaenia lowii strain MFRU-FL chromosome 2, ASM2978415v1, whole genome shotgun sequence, one genomic interval encodes:
- the LOC129744756 gene encoding zinc transporter 10: MPMKEWIYRLQPVQLYIVLALSIVYFLVQLFLSHISHALVLLVDSYHMLCNIIALTGCILTIKHSKRSPVTETCRQNLSVSQNSIDGKGFAEVLPTQEEPNPSPESKDLCSPTAVKQKVKAKSRQQRENSLRNTFGWTRIDVLTMLVVCIFLASFCFSAVVEALQTLSHIHHQDAMHFPIPVLILGAMGIILNGFCYLLIGGYTYHQGSFLYITSSGEVVLDKIVSGDGIRKGERRLSGSRKQVGAAQRHDAGKRQSVRELMRDICSTVFVIVCSMIVHYTNEDENTSKFVDPLCSIISCVVLMTLSYPYMKESGMILLQTIPDSIDIEIFEKSLLQMFPSIESVHDLHIWQLSANKYVSTAHVIFESPKVYAEINEAVVAFFHEQGINQVTIQPEFKTKPAMLPLLAPKPEDVSKDGETTSCLMQCRQAGCLEKHCCGHINRTDSSKKLPVPVLVVDKIAITRPSSSESIELEVSKSSDVDVASKTSQELSPVKVLEPNIPETQEEMKQSTNSSNESAKKVDIDEISRC, translated from the exons ATGCCGATGAAGGAATGGATCTACCGGTTGCAACCGGTACAGCTCTACATAGTTCTGGCCCTCTCGATCGTGTACTTTTTGGTGCAACTGTTCTTGAGCCACATTTCTCACGCGCTGGTCCTGCTCGTCGATTCGTACCACATGCTGTGCAACATCATTGCCCTTACCGGGTGCATCCTCACAATCAAG CACAGCAAAAGATCACCGGTAACTGAAACCTGTCGACAGAACCTTTCGGTCTCCCAAAACTCTATCGATGGAAAAGGTTTCGCTGAGGTGCTTCCAACGCAAGAGGAACCCAATCCAAGTCCGGAATCGAAGGACCTCTGCAGCCCGACCGCAGTCAAACAGAAGGTCAAAGCCAAGAGTCGCCAACAGCGAGAAAACAGCCTGCGGAACACGTTCGGTTGGACCCGAATCGATGTGCTGACCATGCTGGTGGTTTGCATATTCCTGGCCTCGTTCTGCTTTTCGGCAGTGGTGGAAGCCCTGCAAACCCTTTCCCACATTCACCATCAGGATGCAATGCACTTCCCCATTCCGGTGCTGATCCTGGGGGCCATGGGTATCATTCTGAATGGGTTTTGCTATTTGTTGATTGGAGGCTATACCTATCATCAGGGTAGCTTCCTGTACATAACCTCGAGCGGTGAGGTGGTGCTAGATAAGATCGTGTCCGGTGATGGCATCCGGAAGGGCGAGCGAAGGTTGTCCGGTTCCCGGAAACAGGTGGGAGCAGCACAGCGTCATGATGCAGGGAAGAGGCAGAGTGTTCGAGAACTGATGCGAGATATTTGCA gtACAGTTTTTGTCATCGTTTGCTCGATGATCGTGCACTACACCAATGAAGACGAGAACACCTCGAAGTTTGTCGATCCTCTGTGTTCGATAATATCTTGCGTCGTACTGATGACCCTAAGCTATCCTTACA TGAAAGAATCTGGCATGATTCTCCTCCAGACGATTCCCGACTCGATCGACAtcgaaatattcgaaaaatcgCTGTTGCAAATGTTTCCGAGCATTGAGAGCGTCCACGATCTGCACATCTGGCAGCTGAGCGCCAACAAATACGTCTCCACGGCTCATGTGATCTTCGAGAGTCCCAAGGTGTACGCGGAAATCAACGAGGCCGTGGTAGCGTTTTTCCACGAGCAGGGCATCAACCAGGTCACGATCCAGCCGGAGTTCAAAACCAAACCGGCCATGCTTCCGTTGCTGGCACCGAAACCGGAAGATGTGTCGAAAGATGGTGAAACAACCAGTTGTCTGATGCAGTGTCGCCAAGCCGGCTGCCTGGAGAAACATTGCTGTGGCCACATCAATCGAACGGACTCCAGCAAAAAGCTACCGGTACCAGTGCTAGTCGTGGACAAAATTGCAATTACAAGACCTAGTTCAAGCGAAAGCATTGAACTGGAAGTATCGAAGAGTTCAGATGTAGATGTAGCCAGTAAAACTAGTCAAGAACTTTCTCCTGTTAAGGTATTGGAACCCAATATTCCAGAGACCCAGGAAGAAATGAAACAATCAACCAATAGTTCTAACGAATCGGCGAAAAAGGTTGACATCGATGAAATATCTAGGTGTTGA
- the LOC129743233 gene encoding uncharacterized protein LOC129743233, translating to MASERRIKSLKLRLRSIETSFNLIRVFVDNFREETQAIEVPVRLENLGVLWADFGKTQAELEAAEVDDPEVIDLQLKQRAQFETEYYRVKGYLLSVNKTNSPPCSQSSQSSAHFPASSQIRLPDVKLPVFNGTLEHWLNFHDLFISLVHSSSELSNIQKFYYLRSSLAGDALKLIQTIALSANNYPVAWNLLVEHFQNPSRLKQAYIDSLFEFAPLKRESAADLHSLVEKFEANVRILKQLGERTEYWDVLLIRMLSIRLDAKTRRDWEEFSSTHEATTFPDLVLFLQRRVTVLQSVSNVNLDNSSIPASKKPVYRSSVASNGATQVSFRQCHACSEHHPLYQCSVFTKMTTEDKEKLVRRQQLCRNCLRKGHQARTCQSKNTCRKCRGKHHSQLCSQDSINLESNRPKTDLNAPKDPISTGEECSSSLSAAVQRPPTGFRSQKVLLATAVINLVDDFGNTHPARALLDSGSECSFITEALSQRLKAQRNKVHLAISGIGQTSVQARCKLRATMHSRVTEYSTVVELFVLPKLTLNLPSTSLNISKWDLPKGIQLADPVFYESNHIDVVLGADIFFELFKPSGRIPLGESLPTLVNSVLGWVVSGKVSNFNRISTVISNVATVADVHRFMQRFWAIEEDDSASCLSVEEAACENHFRQTVQRNSEGRYIVRLPLKEADSKVGDNRCIALRRYHMVEARLQRNKDLRSQYKDFMSEYLTLGHMQRIDDAERSHPQYYLPHHAVIRADSSTTKVRVVFDASCKPATGKSLNDVLMVGPVIQDDLRAIILRTRINPVLLIADIKQMYRQILVDERDTPLQRILWRNSPDEPIDTFELKTVTYGTASAPFLATRTLQQLADDEKLHFPEGAKVLRKDVYVDDLVTSGADVVVSNSGNSHRT from the coding sequence ATGGCTTCCGAGCGCAGAATAAAGTCGCTCAAGTTACGACTTCGTAGCATCGAGACATCCTTCAACCTAATAAGGGTGTTCGTCGATAACTTCCGAGAAGAAACCCAGGCGATCGAAGTTCCGGTCCGGCTGGAGAATCTCGGAGTCCTATGGGCCGACTTTGGAAAAACTCAGGCCGAGTTAGAGGCCGCAGAAGTTGACGATCCGGAAGTTATTGATCTTCAACTCAAGCAGCGCGCTCAATTCGAAACGGAATATTACCGTGTCAAGGGATATTTACTCTCCGTTAATAAAACCAACTCGCCACCGTGCTCACAATCTTCTCAGTCCAGTGCGCACTTCCCTGCTTCTTCTCAAATTCGCCTTCCCGACGTTAAACTTCCTGTATTCAACGGAACACTTGAGCATTGGCTAAATTTTCACGACCTGTTCATATCCTTGGTGCATTCTTCCAGTGAGTTGTCAAACATACAAAAGTTTTATTATCTGCGATCTTCTTTAGCCGGGGATGCACTGAAGTTAATTCAAACGATTGCGCTTAGCGCCAACAACTATCCTGTAGCCTGGAATCTGCTTGTAGAGCATTTCCAGAATCCGTCACGTCTCAAGCAAGCTTATATCGATTCTCTGTTTGAATTTGCCCCTTTGAAAAGAGAATCAGCAGCCGATCTTCACTCActggttgaaaaatttgaagccAATGTCCGGATCCTGAAGCAACTAGGTGAAAGAACAGAATACTGGGATGTTCTACTGATCCGCATGCTGAGTATTCGTCTTGATGCCAAAACACGAAGAGATTGGGAAGAATTTTCGTCAACACATGAAGCAACCACATTTCCGGATTTGGTCCTTTTCCTCCAAAGAAGGGTTACGGTTCTGCAAAGTGTCAGCAACGTTAATCTGGACAATTCGTCCATTCCTGCTTCGAAAAAACCTGTTTATCGATCGTCAGTTGCCAGTAATGGTGCCACTCAAGTTTCTTTCCGTCAATGCCATGCCTGTTCTGAACATCATCCGCTCTACCAATGTTCTGTGTTCACGAAAATGACCACCGAGGACAAGGAGAAGCTCGTGCGTCGCCAACAGCTGTGTCGAAACTGCCTACGAAAGGGTCATCAAGCCAGAACCTGTCAATCCAAGAACACCTGCCGCAAATGTAGAGGGAAGCACCACAGCCAACTATGCAGTCAGGACTCCATTAACCTCGAATCCAACCGACCGAAAACTGACCTCAACGCCCCCAAAGATCCCATCTCCACCGGTGAAGAATGTTCTTCGTCATTGTCCGCAGCAGTTCAAAGGCCTCCCACTGGATTTCGCTCTCAAAAGGTACTCCTTGCAACGGCCGTGATTAATCTTGTTGATGATTTCGGCAATACTCATCCAGCTAGAGCACTCCTCGATTCTGGGAGTGAGTGCAGTTTTATCACCGAGGCACTTTCTCAACGACTCAAGGCTCAACGCAACAAAGTGCATCTAGCAATCTCTGGCATCGGCCAGACTTCCGTACAAGCTCGCTGTAAACTTCGGGCCACCATGCATTCCCGAGTTACAGAATACTCCACTGTTGTTGAATTGTTTGTGTTGCCAAAACTCACGTTAAATTTACCATCCACCTCATTAAACATCTCCAAATGGGATTTGCCAAAGGGAATTCAATTAGCTGACCCGGTTTTCTACGAAAGCAATCATATCGACGTAGTTCTGGGGGCCGACATCTTCTTCGAGCTCTTCAAACCTTCCGGAAGAATTCCCCTCGGAGAATCTCTTCCTACTCTGGTGAACTCCGTTCTTGGTTGGGTGGTATCGGGGAAGGTATCAAACTTCAATCGCATCAGCACCGTTATCTCCAATGTCGCAACTGTCGCAGATGTGCACCGCTTTATGCAACGTTTTTGGGCCATAGAAGAGGACGATTCTGCTTCCTGTTTGTCGGTTGAAGAGGCTGCCTGCGAAAATCACTTCCGTCAAACAGTTCAACGTAATTCTGAAGGCCGTTACATAGTGCGACTTCCTTTAAAAGAGGCTGATTCAAAAGTAGGTGACAATCGCTGCATTGCTCTTCGTCGATATCACATGGTAGAAGCTCGCTTACAACGGAATAAGGATCTACGTTCTCAGTATAAGGACTTCATGTCGGAATACCTAACCCTCGGACACATGCAGCGAATCGACGATGCTGAACGCTCCCATCCACAATACTATCTGCCTCATCACGCGGTTATTCGTGCCGACAGCTCCACAACCAAGGTGCGAGTCGTTTTTGATGCGTCTTGCAAGCCTGCGACAGGAAAATCCCTGAATGACGTGCTCATGGTCGGGCCAGTCATACAGGATGATCTACGAGCCATAATATTGAGAACCCGAATCAACCCAGTGTTACTGATCGCTGATATCAAACAAATGTACCGCCAAATTCTGGTTGACGAACGAGATACTCCGCTCCAACGAATCCTCTGGAGAAATTCTCCCGATGAACCCATTGACACATTTGAGCTGAAGACAGTTACCTACGGCACTGCTAGTGCGCCTTTTCTTGCAACAAGAACACTCCAGCAACTGGCCGACGATGAGAAACTGCATTTCCCCGAGGGCGCCAAGGTTTTGAGAAAGGACGTGTACGTAGACGACTTGGTAACCAGCGGAGCCGACGTGGTGGTTTCGAATTCCGGAAATTCGCATCGAACGTAG
- the LOC129743234 gene encoding uncharacterized protein LOC129743234: MFSDASEQAYGACAYFRSTDSAGNIAVGLLTAKSKVAPLKKRSIPRLELCGALEAAQLYRKISSAFGRTFPTFFWVDSTTVLAWLKSNPSNWTTFVANRVSKIQLSTEGSSWNHVAGQQNPADHISRGIDADTLLSCDLWWQGPEWLRSDQSMWPTSSSNHTFDTQLEFRPAKSTALTATTEPTFIDVYVARFSKFQTMLRVTAFCLRFSFHRRNPRKSRIFQPFLSADEIRDAEGILIRLVQAQEFADYVSALKASKPAPVKSRLRWFTPFLDSNHLMRIGGRIDRSSLTYDAKHQILLPYQHRFSTLLVECYHERHLHAAPQLLLGILRLRYWIIGARNLAKTVVHRCLNCVRARPKLVEQFMAELPKERITATRPFAKTGVDYWGPILLKPPQRRASPTKAFVAVFVCFSTKAVHIELVFDLTTAKFLQALRRFVARRGPPSDIYSDNGRNFLGAKNELKRLIRNPEHADKVAAECSDCHIRWHFNPPRASHFGGLWESAINSAQKHFLRVVRDRPLAYDDMETLLCQIECCLNSRPIVPLSDDPTDYEPLTPGHFLVGTALKVPVHDRWLKFVCCRLHQRLLNQLQQPALDNQLQTKYSKEFNHSILMVSDQMENNKSKAYFGLDQSNLSCDGSDKLYQKAGQEDDHLEQLSEPQLQEATSVPRWKIFILNPRRSPSLS, from the exons ATGTTCTCTGATGCTTCCGAACAAGCTTACGGTGCATGTGCCTATTTTCGTTCGACCGATTCCGCAGGCAACATTGCAGTCGGCCTACTAACCGCTAAATCAAAAGTTGCTCCCCTTAAAAAGCGTAGCATACCACGACTCGAGCTCTGTGGAGCGCTTGAGGCCGCCCAATTGTATAGAAAGATCTCATCAGCCTTCGGGAGGACTTTTCCAACCTTTTTCTGGGTCGATTCCACCACCGTTCTTGCCTGGCTAAAGTCTAATCCTTCAAATTGGACTACGTTTGTTGCGAATCGTGTTTCCAAGATTCAGCTCTCGACGGAAGGATCTTCCTGGAATCATGTGGCTGGTCAGCAGAACCCGGCTGACCATATATCCAGAGGCATCGATGCAGATACCCTGCTCTCTTGTGACTTGTGGTGGCAAGGCCCTGAATGGCTTCGATCAGACCAAAGTATGTGGCCAACATCATCTTCGAATCACACATTTGATACCCAATTGGAATTCCGCCCAGCAAAATCCACAGCTCTAACGGCCACAACCGAACCTACATTTATCGACGTTTACGTGGCAAGGTTCTCCAAGTTCCAAACTATGCTTCGGGTAACAGCATTTTGCTTGCGCTTTTCTTTCCACCGTCGGAATCCACGAAAAAGCAGAATATTCCAGCCATTTCTTAGTGCAGACGAAATTCGGGATGCCGAAGGCATTCTCATCCGGTTAGTCCAAGCTCAGGAGTTTGCCGACTACGTCTCAGCTCTCAAAGCATCAAAACCAGCTCCTGTCAAATCTCGACTCAGATGGTTCACTCCGTTTTTGGATTCCAATCACCTGATGCGCATAGGAGGTCGCATCGACAGATCATCATTGACCTACGACGCCAAGCATCAAATTCTGCTCCCTTATCAGCATCGCTTCTCCACCTTGCTTGTCGAATGCTACCATGAGAGGCATTTACACGCAGCACCACAATTGCTTCTAGGTATCCTGCGCCTCCGGTACTGGATCATAGGGGCCAggaatctggccaaaacagtcGTCCACCGCTGCCTAAATTGCGTCCGAGCTCGCCCTAAATTGGTGGAACAATTTATGGCTGAGCTGCCAAAGGAACGCATAACTGCCACCCGACCATTTGCCAAAACAGGTGTCGATTATTGGGGTCCAATTTTACTCAAACCTCCGCAACGTCGAGCCTCACCAACCAAAGCGTTTGTTGCTGTCTTCGTGTGCTTCAGCACAAAAGCTGTCCACATCGAACTAGTATTCGATCTAACGACAGCGAAATTCCTGCAAGCCCTGAGGCGCTTCGTCGCACGCCGAGGCCCACCGTCCGACATATACAGCGACAACGGTAGAAACTTTCTTGGCGCGAAAAATGAGCTGAAACGACTTATCCGGAATCCAGAACACGCTGACAAAGTTGCGGCCGAATGTTCAGATTGTCATATCCGCTGGCACTTTAATCCTCCGAGAGCTTCCCATTTTGGTGGCCTGTGGGAATCGGCAATAAATTCTGCACAGAAGCACTTTCTGCGAGTTGTTCGCGATCGTCCCCTGGCATACGACGACATGGAAACCTTGTTGTGTCAAATTGAGTGCTGTTTAAACTCCCGTCCCATCGTGCCATTAAGTGACGATCCAACAGACTATGAGCCACTAACTCCGGGGCACTTTTTAGTTGGCACGGCACTCAA GGTTCCTGTACACGACCGGTGGCTAAAATTTGTCTGTTGCCGATTGCATCAACGCCTGTTGAATCAATTACAACAACCGGCACTGGACAATCAACTACAGACAAAGTATTCGAAGGAATTCAACCACAGCATCCTAATGGTTTCGGATCAAATGGAAAACAATAAATCCAAGGCCTATTTCGGCTTGGATCAG AGTAACCTCTCATGCGATGGGTCCGATAAACTCTACCAAAAGGCTGGCCAGGAAGACGATCATCTGGAGCAGCTATCGGAACCTcagctacaggaagccaccagCGTACCCAGATGGAAAATTTTTATACTGAACCCTAGACGTTCCCCTTCCCTCtcctaa